The Yamadazyma tenuis chromosome 2, complete sequence sequence GTTCATTTGGCTCATCGGGTTCATTCGCATCGGGTTCATTTGCATCGGGTTCATTTGCATGGGATTCATTTGCATCGGGTTCATTTGCATTGGATTCATTTGCACCGCATTCATATAAGGCATGTATCCGTACATGCCGCTGCGGTACATGTTAGCATAGTAATCCTGCCACTGACGATACACGTCCAGCTCATCGTCCGAGTCGGCCGAGTCGGAAGACTCTTCACTGCCATCACTATCACTATCTTCTTCCTCGCTCTCTTCCTCactttcctcttcttcgcTACTTTCAGGTTTATACCACCTGGCCTGTTGCTGCTGGGCATACCAATTATAATAATTGGCCTGGTTCACAGGCAGAAATTCCATGGACCCGTGCTTGTTGAGACGGGCATCTGAAACATCTGTGTGGTTGGTTTTATAGCTTGCAGCCGAAAATTCACTGCCACTAACTGAGGACGTGGTGGTGAGTGGGGGGTCGGGGGCCTTAAACATCTGCTGAGATTTACCAAGAGGAAAAAAAACTGTATTTGAAGGTTTGGATGTGTGTGCACAAGCTATTTGCTATTTTAGTACAAACTATAATTATACTATTTGTATTGCCCTATTAGTTCGATATCTAAACAGACAAATTGCTGCGAAATTTTCTCACAATGCAGCAAACGCATTTAATATAAGCCATGCACTGGGTAATGGGGTGGACAATGGACGGGAAGGGACAGGCACTGTGGGAGGGGTGTATGGGTTATACACGTGCAAGTGGCGGTACGGTACCAGGTGGTGTGGGTACCAGGTGGTGTGGGTACCAGGTGGTGTGGGTACCAGGTGGTGTGGGTACCAGTTGGTGCCGGTGCCGGTGCCGGTGCCAAGGTGCCAGGGTGCCAGGGTGCGGGTGCTGGTGCAACCAACCTTCAATGCGCCCCAAAGTTATTTTGAGAGACTTGACGTATGCAACCGTACCCGTTGGTATTGCAGTAGATGCACCACACCTGTTGCTTAGCACAGGCCTACTATATCAAACGTCGTCTCTTCATATAATAAATACCCTAAATATGCTACATTCGTTAATCGTAAGCCTTTATAAGCCTATGTGGTGGGACCAAAGTCCAACCAGTTCCACTGCTTGTCGTGGGGATCAGTCATAATCTCGTCATGCATCTCCAACACCTCTGGCTTTCTGGCCCCGTCCTTGTCGAGGCCTATTGTAAAGTTGTCTGTTTGAAACAAGTTCATGTTGAGCAACCGGTCTATTTCGTCGTCCTTATCAAGATCCATGTCCGgattcaagttcaagtcgttgaaaagattggtgtttgtgttcaGAATCACCGAATCGTTACGGAATGATGGGAGCGACTGGGATAAGTGATCGTCATTAAAGTGATTGAAGCCTTGCGAAGGGTTCATGAGGGTGTTGCCAAAAGGATTGGAGGCCGAGAACGAATGCAAGTTTCCCgcattggtggtgggcgGCACCTGCTGGGCCTGGGGAGGTGGTCCCTTGGCGGCGTTTCCATGAAGGGTGTTGTATAAATTTGAGTGCTGCTGTGGGTGTATCGGTTGATTGGGGCTCTGCTTGGAGTTGGTATTCAACGGCCGCAACACCCCGTGCAACTTGTAAAAAAGCCCGCAGGCATTGCACAACAAGTCGCCGTTGTTGGACTTACGCCAGAGCGgggtggttttggtttgGCAATTAGAGCactgaagaagctttttAGGGCCGCCAAAGGCCACCTCTTCACCAGGTGACTTCTTCGACCCCACGCTCTTGGGTGGCGTGATGCTCTGGAAGctgttggaggtggtggagggGCCAGCGGCCGGGAACGCGCTACTGGCGGTGTCAAAGTCGTTGAGTTTATAGTCATTTTTCAACGAGCTTTCGAGCGAATTGATGTAGGACGACAAAAAGTTGCGGTTGGACTTGAGCGACTCGGGTGGGCTGTTCTTGAATGGTGGGGCCGCCGACACGGTGCCTGCGGACCCGGCGCTGGTGCTGAGAATCGACCCGCCATGGTTGGATCCGCCATGGGGGTAGGAAAGGCTGGGAGGAGACGGGTTGATGGGGCGGGCACCGGTGGTAGCAAACTCGTCGCGCTGGCCAATTCGACGGATGTGCGCCACGTAGTCGAAGTCTTCGCAAGTGGGATCAGATGGTCTACGAGAACTCAAAACTTTGCGGTTTTGGATCCGCCAGGCCATGTTGGAGATCCGCTTATTGTAGGGCAAATAGTGCTTCCGCTGGTacatcttgaagatgtttATGGACGAGTTATCCATGTCATCGACAAGGTCCTTGACGTTAATGGACGAGTTCTTTTCCATTGGCTTATAGGTGAATTTACTCTTTGTGGGCATGTGAACTGAGCAAATGGGAAAGCCGAGGGAGGAGGAACAAGGGATATAATGGAAGTACGGGCTATGGGTACTGTTTGTGTCGGTATGTTAATGGGGTTGGAGGATATGGAATATTCAAtaagttgttcaaggatTAGGGAAAAACACCGGTAAATTAATTTATTTTTTGTGCCCCCTTTGGGAACCAGTGAGTAATATAAGAtttttggttgatggtggtgCGCGCACGCACGCCCACTCCGTATGTTTGCGGGTCGGGAGTTAGCAGCTGAGAGATTGCCGTTTAAGATGAGAGGGGTGGCGATGGAGATGTTGAGTTGCAGGTGGTTACGAGTATGGTAGGATAAGAGGGATGGAGTTAGGTCAAATTGGACCGTCATTGAACAGGTGTATGGTAGTTGAATGGGTGGGGTGCACAGGTAAGAGGCGGGTTACTTAGACTGTATAAGAAGATGAAATGCACAGACCAGACGGTTTTGAAGACCACTAGGAGTGCATACTATGTGCATGTTCCGCAGATCTTTGCCTTGGTCGACACGACGAGGGTAGGGGTTGGTGACAAGTATGGGTTAGAAGATGGAGGACAAAAGAGGGGGTTAAGAGTTGAATGGGTTGTATGGAAGTTATGAGTATCTATTACTGGTAGTGAAATTGCCGCATTCATATTTGATGGTGGGGCTCGCCTGGTTATGGTTCGCCTGCGACCGTTGAAACAAATGGTTGGCGGTCGGTTACTGATTACGGGGATACGAGGTATATGCAGGCTTGATGGCCTAATTGGGAAAAGCCCCCCGGTCCCGAACCGCCAGTTGTCATCTTCCGCTGCCGTGAATCCGCTGTTTTTGGGGCCCACAAGCTTTTTGAGGGTGGTAGGTGCACGTAGGGACAACAATTCCTGTCATCAAGGCTGGTAGGTGCACACTGGGACCAACAGGTCTCACTGTCTACACCATCTTTTAAATCGGCGCGATCAactacttcttcttcttcgatgtCTGATAAAGTTAGAGACGCTAATCAATACACCTATTTAAAAACAAAGTACCAGGGGTTGGGAACGCCAGACCTGACCCGTGACCTGTTTGTTGCCACTGCCCGCAAAGACACTATCGGCGCCATCGTCCAGCACAAGCCCCTCTTGAACTACACATCGCTAGCGGCTAACAAACCCCCACAAACCCATCGTCAAGACCTCATTCGCAAGATGGCCGGTGCTGGCGCGCTCCCACACTAGTTTCCGCCCAAGAGCGGTGCGGTCGCCGACCCCACCGACTCCTCCTGCACCACGATCTGgtctttcaacttgggcTTGAGCAAAATGGTCCCCACGCTAATCACCAAAAGCAACCCACTGATAATAAACCCAAAGATCCACTGCAATGCCACAAACTTGGTGAATAACTGATTCAACGCCATTCCCAACACCAAGTAACTCAAGCTGAATCCAACCGTATAATCATTGAACAACGTCAAAAACACAACCCCAATGATCAAAAAGTCCCAGATAAAAATGTTGGCAAGCACCCGAGCCACAAAGCCGGTGGAGTGGACCATCAAGGCGCCGTTCCAGAAAAGCACAAAAAAAATCCACGACAATGGCAACGACCcgttggtcaagttgatcaacaaaaagttcttcaacGGCTTGAACGCATATATTTTGTAGTTGAGGTagttgttcaaaatcacAAACAACTCGATGATTACCACGATTTCACTAACCACATACCACCGGAACCGAAACAAAAGACTCCAGATGAACgtgaaggtgttgaaggaaatcaagttaTGGGTGATGGCAAGGGCATTGGTCTCACTGCTGTCGACATTGACACTGACCACCCGGTTAAGGTACACGAGCTGTACCAAGTAGTACACGGCCCAGTACACAATCATGAAGATAAGAAAGTTCAGGAACGGTGTGGTGCTGATTTCTCCGCTCAATTTGCCGTAGTTGAAGAGCAATTGAACGTTTCCATACGCTGAGAGAAGAAGTGAGCCAATGCTGACCACCCGGTGTTGATAAACATCATTGTTGGAACTCATAGTGGATGTCAAAGTAGTTTGGGGAATTTTTTTCTGGTGGAATGATTCTTTTGAACTTCATTGCTAATGTTCGTGACACAAAAGGATATTCTTGGGAGGGGCCGAGATTGAATTTTGGAATTTTTGGTGGGGACTTCCAGGATTTTATGACAATTCAATACTACAACTTCACACGTGTACACGGACTGACATCCTCTTTCTCAGAGTACGTCAAGTTACTCACTTATCACCTACCACATGCGTGGCTGCGCGTACGTCTCAGCCCGCGGTGCGCAGTCGTCAGTCCGCCCTTGTCGCGAGACCTCGGTCGTCCGTGCACCaaactgaaaatttttctaCATTTCAATCCTTCTCACACacaaaaaaatttttctaCTCATACCAACAATGCCATTCGACAAGTTCCAAAAGTCCTCTGCTTACCACTCCAGATTCCAAACTCccttcagaagaagaagagaaggaaaGACCGACTACtaccaaagaaagagattGGTCACCCAACACAAGGCTAAGTACAACACTCCAAAGTACAGATTGGTTGTTAGATTCACCAACAAAGACATCATTGCCCAAATCGTGTCTTCTCAAATCACCGGAGATGTTGTGTTCACCGCTGCCTACGCCCACGAATTGCCAAAGTACGGAATTGAACACGGTTTGACCAACTGGTCTGCTGCTTATGCTACCGGTTTATTGGTTGCCAGAAGAGCCTTGCAAAAATTGGGCTTGGACGAAACCTACACTGGTGTCGAAGAAGTCGAAGGTGAATTTGAATTGACCGAAGCCGTTGAAGACGCCCCAAGACCtttcaaggtgtttttggatatTGGTTTACAaagaaccaccaccggTGCCAGAGTGTTTGGTGTTTTGAAGGGTGCTTCCGACGGTGGATTGTATGTTCCTCACTCTCCAAACAGATTCCCAGGTTGGGATATCGAAGGTGAAGAGTTGGACGCTGAATTGTTGAGAAAGTACATCTTTGGTGGACACGTTGCTGAATACATGgaagaattgttggatgatgatgaagaaaagttcaagtctttgttcAAGGGTTACTTGGCTGATGAAATCGAAGCCGAtgacattgaagaaatctACACC is a genomic window containing:
- the RPL5 gene encoding 60S ribosomal protein uL18 (EggNog:ENOG503NU2R; COG:J; BUSCO:EOG0926419M); the protein is MPFDKFQKSSAYHSRFQTPFRRRREGKTDYYQRKRLVTQHKAKYNTPKYRLVVRFTNKDIIAQIVSSQITGDVVFTAAYAHELPKYGIEHGLTNWSAAYATGLLVARRALQKLGLDETYTGVEEVEGEFELTEAVEDAPRPFKVFLDIGLQRTTTGARVFGVLKGASDGGLYVPHSPNRFPGWDIEGEELDAELLRKYIFGGHVAEYMEELLDDDEEKFKSLFKGYLADEIEADDIEEIYTEAHEKIRADPSFKPTEKKFTKEQYAAESKKYRQVKLTKAERDAKVAEKIAAFKAEN
- a CDS encoding uncharacterized protein (EggNog:ENOG503PFT9; COG:K) — its product is MPTKSKFTYKPMEKNSSINVKDLVDDMDNSSINIFKMYQRKHYLPYNKRISNMAWRIQNRKVLSSRRPSDPTCEDFDYVAHIRRIGQRDEFATTGARPINPSPPSLSYPHGGSNHGGSILSTSAGSAGTVSAAPPFKNSPPESLKSNRNFLSSYINSLESSLKNDYKLNDFDTASSAFPAAGPSTTSNSFQSITPPKSVGSKKSPGEEVAFGGPKKLLQCSNCQTKTTPLWRKSNNGDLLCNACGLFYKLHGVLRPLNTNSKQSPNQPIHPQQHSNLYNTLHGNAAKGPPPQAQQVPPTTNAGNLHSFSASNPFGNTLMNPSQGFNHFNDDHLSQSLPSFRNDSVISNTNTNLFNDLNLNPDMDLDKDDEIDRLLNMNLFQTDNFTIGLDKDGARKPEVLEMHDEIMTDPHDKQWNWLDFGPTT
- a CDS encoding uncharacterized protein (EggNog:ENOG503NZE3; COG:S) — protein: MSSNNDVYQHRVVSIGSLLLSAYGNVQLLFNYGKLSGEISTTPFSNFLIFMIVYWAVYYLVQLVYLNRVVSVNVDSSETNALAITHNLISFNTFTFIWSLLFRFRWYVVSEIVVIIELFVILNNYLNYKIYAFKPLKNFLLINLTNGSLPLSWIFFVLFWNGALMVHSTGFVARVLANIFIWDFLIIGVVFLTLFNDYTVGFSLSYLVLGMALNQLFTKFVALQWIFGFIISGLLLVISVGTILLKPKLKDQIVVQEESVGSATAPLLGGN